CGGAACTCGAACCGCCGAGCAGCAGCACCGCGAGGCCGGCCAGCCCGAGCGCGATCCCGGCGAAGGTGATCCACGGCGGGCGCTCACCGCTGATGCGGCGCAGCACCACCACGTAGAGCGGCACGCAGGCCACCAGCAGCGCCGCCAGCCCGGAGGCCACCTGGAACTGGGCGATGACAACGATTCCGTTGCCCAGAGCGGGAAGCAGAAGTCCGCCGAGGGCGGCGGTGCCCAGCTCCCGTGCCGACATCCGCATCGCGGGACGGCCGGAGACGACGAGGACGATGACCGCCAGCAGCAGGCCGGCCAGCAAGAACCGCAGCCCGGCGGACAGCAGCGGCGGCATCGAGGTGATCGTGAAGCGGATACCGAGGTAGGTCGAACCCCACACCAGGTAGACCACGCCGAGCGCGGCCCAGGGCAGCCAACCGGGGGTGCGGTGGGCGGTGGCGGAGGACCCGATCGAGGAGGCGGCAGAGGTCGTCACGTGCCAACGTTCGCACGCACCCCCGACAAAAAGCTGGCGGTTTCCCGCCATGCAGGACGTCGACAAGATCAATATTCGGTGTCGCGCCCGCATCGCGCCGAGAAAGGATTTCCGCGGCGCGAGAAACGCCCACTCAGGAAAGGCGGCTCGCACCCCGCTGCCGGGGCAGGACCGCGGCGACGACGGCCTCGGCCGCCACGGCCTCGGCCAGCCGCTTGGCCAGCCACTCCTGCGAGGTGTCGCGCATGCTCCGGAGGAGGTCGTCCGTTGTCGGTTCGGAACCCGGATCCACCTGGCGCATCACAGTTTCCCCACTCCCACGCCTCGGTCGAGGCGAACAGCCCATTCTGGGACCCCGGCCCGGAAGATCGGCATTCCCGGGACGAGTGACGCGGGCATCACTATCCGCGACAACGACCAACGACGCGGGACGAATGGCGGAGCGCGCTGTGCGAACGCAGCACTACTCGTGAGGAAAGTTTGCGGCGAACGGAGCTGACTGGCAGAGCCGCGCTTTCCCAGACTGCTGATATCTCCATCTTCGAAACCGCACCCCTGCGCGGTTTCTCCCCTGCAAGGAGATCATCATGCGCTTCACCAGCATGCGGCTGGCCGCCCTCAGCGTGGGTTTCGCCGCCGCCGTGTCCACCGCGCTCACCCCCGCGGCGTCGGCCACCCCGGCCACCGACGACGCGCAGACCCGGGTCGTCGGCGGCGGGTTCGTCTCCTCGGCCAAGCCGTGGATCAGCGCCCTGCACCGCAACGGCGGCTTCACCTGCACGTCCTCGATCATCGCCCGCCGCTGGGTGCTCACCGCCGCGCACTGCGTCACCGCCGCGGGCACCTACACGGTGCGCGTGGGCTCGCTGACCCGCAGCAGCGGTGGGCAGACCGCCACGGTCGCCCGCAAGGTCATCCACCCCAGCTACAACTGGCCGAACGCCGACATCGCGCTGCTCCAGCTCGACCGCGACGTCGTGGTGTCGCAGTACTCCGTGCTGGCCACCTCCGCCGACCTCGCCGACAACAAGGCCGCGCAGGTCCTCGGCTGGGGTTCGGAGAAAGCCGACTGGAGCGGACCGCTGCCGGAGCGGCTCAAGTACGCGGACGGCCGGATCAGCAGCGTCAACTGCGCGCAGAGCAACGCCACGCCCCGCGCGATCTGCACGCAGACCAACGGCAGCATCGCGGGCGGTGACTCCGGTGGCCCGGTGACCGTGCGCGGCGCGTCCGGGAACACCGTGCAGGCGGGCATCTGCGCGATCGGCCACCGCCCGGCGGGCAGCGGCTGGGCCGGCTACACCAACGTCGCGCTGTTCCGCAGCTGGATCCGCACCACCGCCGGCGTCTGAGCCGGACGTGAACGCACTGAACGAGTCATCGGTGTACTTGAACGCACCGAATGACTCATTCAGTGCGTACAGCGCACCGAACGCGGCATTGGGTACGGCACGGCGCGCGTGCTGGGGGCGGGTAGGTTCTTCCCGGCACCTTCCCGCGATCCCCACGGAGCTTCCCCGATGGCCCTCGCCGCCGTTCGCCCGGCAACACTCGACGACGTCGCCGAGATCGCCCGCATCCAGCTCGACACGTGGCGGCAGGCCTACGCCGCCCTGCTGCCCGCGGACCTGCTCGCCGGGATGGACGCCGAGAGCGCGGAAACCGTGTGGCGCCAAGCGATCGAGCAGGGACCGGGCCTGGTGTTCGTGGCCACCGAGGGCGAGTGGACCGTGGGCTTCTGCGCGGTCCTGCCCGCCCCCGAGGACGAGGTGGCCGCGGCGGACGGCGCGCTGCCGGAGGACGCGCTGCACGTCGTCCAGGTCGGCGCCCTGCTCGTCGAGCCCAGGTGGGGCCGCCGCGGGCACGGCGGCCGCCTGCTGGCCACCGCTGCCGCCGCCTACCGCGAGAAGGGCGGCGTGCGCGGCGTCGCCTGGGTTCCCCAGGAGGACAAGGCTTCCCTGAACTTCTACCGCTCGGCGGGGTGGGACACCGACGGCACGGTGCGCACCCTCGACGCGGGCGGCCGTCCCCTGCGCGAGTACCGGCTGACCGGCTCCCTGGAGCTCGAACTCCGGGATTGAGTCGCCCGTTGGGGTGCTAGCCTCGGCAGTCGGCTTTTTGCTATGGGGGTACCGCTGTTGCTGGGTTGGTTGAGCGCGAGCCTCGGCATGGCGGTGTTGTCCTCGGTGATCCCACCGGTGTTGATCGAGCCGTGGGTGCTGGCCGTCGCCGTGACGCAGCCCTACATCCCGTGGTGGGCGCTCGCGCTGGTGACCGCGATCGGCTCGGTCGCGGGCAAGCTCCTCTACTTCTACGCGGGCAAGGGAATGCTGCGACTGCCCTCGTTCCTGCGCCGCAAGCAGAAGGACGCCGAGCACGTGCGGGGCCGGTGGAGCGGCTACATGGAGCGCTTCGCCATCGAGTGCGAGAAGCGGCCCGTGTGGACCTACGGCGTCCTGTTGCTGTCATCCTCCACCAGCGTGCCACCGTACTTCGCGGTCGCGGTGGTCGCCGGGGTGGCCAACGTGTCGCTGACGAACTTCATCTCCGCCTGTCTGATCGGCCGCTTCGTCCGGTTCGCCGCCCTCGCCGCCATGCCGGCGGTGTTCGGCGCCTGGCTCACCTGAGCTGAAGCTCAGCCTGCTTGTTCCAGGTCAACAGCCTTCCGCATCGCCTCGCGGCCCCGCTTGCGATCCCCGGCCAGGTCGTAGGCCTGCGCCACCTTGAACCACGCGCGCCAGTCCTCGGGTGCCGCGTCCAGCTCCCGCTTGCGCTCGGCGAAGTAGGCGTCGGCCGCGTCCCGCTCCACCCGGCCGGAGGGACGGCGCGGCAGCCCCGAGGTGTCCGGGAACTCCCCTTCGTCGTCCAGCAACCGCGCCAACCGCTCCGTCTGCGCGCCGAACCGCCACTCGAAGACGATCAGGATCACGCCGAGCACGGGCAGCAGCAGGATCGCCGCGCCGAGCAGCACGCCGACGACAGTGCCGGAAGCGATGAGGTCGATGCCCCGCCCGGCGAGCAGCACGAAGTAGACCGCGAGCGCCGCGGTCAGCACCACGGCCATCCGCCGAGCGGTGATCATCAAAGCCCCAGAGCGGATTCGAGCCCCAGGGTGAGCCCGGGGTGCTTCAGCACCTCGCGCACGCCGAGCAGCACACCCGGCATGAAAGAGCTGCGGTGCAACGAGTCGTGCCGGATGGTCAGCGTCTCGC
The window above is part of the Allokutzneria albata genome. Proteins encoded here:
- a CDS encoding S1 family peptidase; translation: MRFTSMRLAALSVGFAAAVSTALTPAASATPATDDAQTRVVGGGFVSSAKPWISALHRNGGFTCTSSIIARRWVLTAAHCVTAAGTYTVRVGSLTRSSGGQTATVARKVIHPSYNWPNADIALLQLDRDVVVSQYSVLATSADLADNKAAQVLGWGSEKADWSGPLPERLKYADGRISSVNCAQSNATPRAICTQTNGSIAGGDSGGPVTVRGASGNTVQAGICAIGHRPAGSGWAGYTNVALFRSWIRTTAGV
- a CDS encoding GNAT family N-acetyltransferase yields the protein MALAAVRPATLDDVAEIARIQLDTWRQAYAALLPADLLAGMDAESAETVWRQAIEQGPGLVFVATEGEWTVGFCAVLPAPEDEVAAADGALPEDALHVVQVGALLVEPRWGRRGHGGRLLATAAAAYREKGGVRGVAWVPQEDKASLNFYRSAGWDTDGTVRTLDAGGRPLREYRLTGSLELELRD
- a CDS encoding VTT domain-containing protein — protein: MGVPLLLGWLSASLGMAVLSSVIPPVLIEPWVLAVAVTQPYIPWWALALVTAIGSVAGKLLYFYAGKGMLRLPSFLRRKQKDAEHVRGRWSGYMERFAIECEKRPVWTYGVLLLSSSTSVPPYFAVAVVAGVANVSLTNFISACLIGRFVRFAALAAMPAVFGAWLT